The genomic DNA AATTTTCGGAGCGCTGTTGGCAGGCATCCTTGTAAAGTTGTCGATGCCAAAGGCGGTTTCAGAACGAATTGAACAAGGAGTGTCTAATATATCATTCCCCTGGTTTATTCCTATCTATTTCGCAACCGTAGGGCTGCAGTTAAACCTTGTTAAACACTTTAATCTATTGTTTTTCCTTGGCTATTTATTACTTGCCACCCTAACTCAAACACTCGCTATATATATTTCCTCCCGATTGATTAAACAAGACAGGCTTACGAGCATCAATCTTGGAATAGCAATTAATAATCGCGGCGGACCAGGAATTGTTCTTTCAACAGTTGCTTATTCAACGGGAATTATTAACCAGGACTTTTTTGCGGTTCTTGTAATGTTGTCATTGATCACGTCTTGGTTTCCTGGCACTTGGCTTCGCATAGTTGTTAATAAAGGATGGAGATTAATGCCGGGTGATGAAAATATAATTTCGAAACAAAAGAAAAAAATTAACACGATTAAATCGTTAAATTAGATTTAAATGAGAGATCTTCGGATGGCATAGATAATATATGGAAGTTTTGCTAATTTTTCCCCTAATGAGCGGAAAAATTTAGGATTGGAGTAAGTTGTTCCATCGGAAAGAATAGCAAAGTCTTTGATTCCCACGTCAACCCCAATAGCTGAACGGGTTTTTGGCCATTCAGTTACTTCTGTCTCTGTACAAAGAGAAACAAAGTATTTGCCCGAAGGATTACACCGTATTGTTGCATTTAGGATACGTCCTTTCACTTCGCGGCTTTTGGCAAAACGAACAAGACCAAGTTTAGGCAATTTCATGTAGTTGCCTATTACAGCTATATTCCCGTTTGTATACTTTGTTGTGTAGGATTGAACTGGATTCTTTTTAGACTTAAATCGAGATTGTTTTGTTTTGTTTCTTGTAGTATCGATCATAGGAATCAACAAGATTTTCAACTGATTTTTGCAAAGCAATACTATCCACTTCCTTTAAAAATTCATATTGCTTTTTCAGTTCAGGAAGTGTTTTTATGATTTCTTTCTTATTGAAATATTTACCTTTCAAGTTATTTGTTGGAAGTTGACCGTTTTGGACCATTTCTTCACAAATATACCAAAAGGCGTCCTTTTCCTTCTGTTTAGCAAGAAAGAAGTTGAACACGAATCTTGAACAGCCAATCGTTTTGTTAATGAGTTCCATTTGTTTTTTGTTTGGATAGATACGAAATTTATAGGCTTTGTGGAAGATCATGACGTTCACCTCACTTCCTTATAGAACATATGTTCTTATTATATCATAATGAGGAAGGTTTTGGCTATCGCCAACCGACATTCATCTCCCACTTACCCATTGGGCTTTGCCCTTCGCTTTCCTTGAAGTGGGAGTCTTCTGTCGGAAAAGGATAAATAAAAGGACGTGAATTCACGTCCTTTTTACGCATGCATTTTTAAGTTATTGCATTGAGAGTTTCTCTTTTGCACCATGACTTTCACAATGAATAACAAAGGAAAACCAAGCGCGCATAATAAAGCTAAATAGGAAAAGACAATGGTCCCGTTATCATATCCATAGGTATTAAGCAGCATGCCGCCAAGCCACGGCCCGACCACTCCGCCCAGTCCGGAAAATCCCATCGCCCCGAAGTATGTTCCTTTTAAATGCGGCACCGCAATCTGATCCACAAATAAGTCTGTCATAGAAAACATCAACACTTCTCCGATTGTGAACAAGAAGGCACAGGCGAATAATAAGGGAACAGATTTCAACATACCAAAGCCAATTAATCCGAGGCTGACAATCAAAGTTCCGAACATGATGGAGACAAGCGGCGAGTATCTTTTTCCTACACGAGTGACCGGATATTGCACAACAAGAACGGTAATTGCATTCAATACGAGAACGTGCGAAAACAGCTCTATCCCGTCTTGAAAAACTGGTGCATTCGCAAAATACTGTGACAATGTAGAGGAGAACTGAGAATAACCTGCATTTCCTAAAATAATACCGATAAGCGCCAACAAAAATACGTTATCTTTACGCAGGACTTGAGCAGACTGCTTCATGGACACCCGTTCTTTTTGTACTGCCGGTATTTCCCCTATTTCATATTTCCTAAACTGAATAAGTAGAGAAATCATATATACCAAGTTCACTGCTGCAGCTATCAAAAACGGCATTGTTGACTTTGCACTTCCAAGCTGCAACCCGACCAGCGGACCAATTGCAACTCCGACATTAATGGCGGCATATCGTAAATTAAAAACTAACAATTTATTTTCTTGCTTTGTCATATCTGACAGCAATGCACGTGATGTCGGTTCAAAAAAGGATCGGCATACTCCGTTTAATGCATTCAGCAAAAAGAACCACGCTACATGATCCGCAAATGCAAACCCAACGAACACAAAAATCCATACAAAGATGGAAGCCATCATAATTCGCTTGCGGCCGTATTGATCAGATAAGTTTCCCCCGATAAAACCGCAAATGACTCCTATCAACGCGCTAACCGCGATCATCATCCCTGTCAACGCAGGCGAAACACCCTTTGTTGCCGTCAAATAAATGGCCAAAAACGGCATGCTCATAGAGCTTGCCAATCTTGCAAACAAGGTTCCAATAATAATGTTCCATCCGATTGAGTGGATGGATGCTAACTTGCTGCTCAAACCATCACCAACTTTCTTACTAATAAGTACAAAAAAGAAATAATTATCTAAAAATATAAAAATTATCTTCTGATTATAAATGAAATCTGGTTCTGGTGCAAAAAGATCGAATTGATTACAATTAATTAATAAACCTTGGACATGATACTATTACTCTAACAAAAATGCATGGTCAGTATGGAAACAAGAAGTTTGTTTAAGTTGATGTATACTTCTAGCTAACATAATACTGATTAGTGGTAGCCAAGAACGTCCCTTTTGTAACCGCCTGATAACTACACTGAATCTCACCTCTGCATTTTACTATTTCTTTTAACTCCTATACTCCTCGAATCAAATTATTTTTCCTTTTAGAAATTTCTTACCTTCTTCTACTAATCTGCCCTTTAAGTGCAATAAAAAAAGCCGCCAATTATAGCAGCTGGATCTCAACTCTTGCGCCCGATTGTGGAAGATCCTTATTATATAGAAATCAAAATTTTAGTACTATCTCTTATTTTCCTATCGAACCCGTTCGTATTTTGAAATCTAAACCAATGCCTGCTCCCTTTAAATTAAATAAGCTAATCTACGTTCTTGAAACTTTTATACCAAGTTACCGCTTTTCGTTCAATTTCTAATACTAGCTGTTCCTTCCCTTTGATGTACGATGCAATATCGTAAGGAAATAGTTGGGACAATTCCTCTTTTAAGTCTCCATACTTTTTCACAACATCTTGATGTGCACGTAAGTAATCTCGAAATGCAAGATGACGTTCAATGTCAGGATTGCCTAATTCGTAAAAGTGCACATGATGATTCCGATTATTTTCTCCTTTTTGGAAGTATCGACGTCCGATTATCCCGTTTTCACCCTTTAGTTCATAACCTATTAAAATCATTGCTGCGTTAAACTCATCGATCCGATTAGTGTCTCTAACTACAGGCATTATGTCAATAATAGGCTTTGCCTTTAAACCGTTTACAGAGGTACTGCCGATATGATGAATTTCTATGATTTCAGGCCCGAATATATCATGTAATTTATTGGATTCGTCTTCGAACTTCAATGTCCATTGCTCATCATATGGCTTCACTTCTACTCTCCTCATGAGAACCTCACTTTTGATTATCTCCCAAAAAGGGTTTTGATATTGAAATAATCCATGACCAATTTCCTTTTCTAATTTCTATTTTCTAGCTTAATACTCCATTTATAATATGCCCCAAAAATAAATCAGACGCTTTCCTACAGGAATGCGCCCTTTAATGGAACAATTAATCTTATTACAAAATTTTTCAAGGTAATAGTATTGATTTTACATTCTTTTTGATTGACTCCTCATATTACTTGCAAAGACTGATCCTGCTTCCCCCTACTCATTTCACGATTTTCTTTTAAATGTTTTAATTGTGCAACAATCATAAAACTAACAATTACAAGCAATAACCAAGAGCTAACTTTCCCAATATGGACAATTTCCCATTGTTGTTGTTGGTTTGGGTATCGCCAAGCTCCAAAAAATGTTGCAATATTTTCAGCAATCCAAATGAAAAAGCCAATTAATACAAATGATAATGACAAAGGCATCGCATACGTACGTTTTTTGACTGTAAAATATACAAATGTTCGATAGAAGATGAGAAAGGTCATTATTTTTAATATCCAGCGAAAATCGAAAATAAAATGGTGGGTGAAGAAATTAAAATAGATTGCAGCGCTTAGTAGAACAACTCTCCAAGTAGGGGGCCAATTTACAAGTCTCAATTCTAGCCTTCTCCATGCTTGGCACATATAACTTGCTACACTGGCATACATGAAGCCACTATACAAAGGGACGCCAAAAAACTTTGTAATGGCTTCCTCAGGATAACTCCATGAACCCATATGTACTTTATAAAGCTCTAACGCTAGACCGATGAGGTG from Bacillus methanolicus MGA3 includes the following:
- a CDS encoding DUF817 domain-containing protein, whose amino-acid sequence is MKQLFYFGYEQAKSCLFPVIIFLTLAITKMVEVPFIARYDLILYICLLTQILMVVFKFETFDEVKVIGVFHLIGLALELYKVHMGSWSYPEEAITKFFGVPLYSGFMYASVASYMCQAWRRLELRLVNWPPTWRVVLLSAAIYFNFFTHHFIFDFRWILKIMTFLIFYRTFVYFTVKKRTYAMPLSLSFVLIGFFIWIAENIATFFGAWRYPNQQQQWEIVHIGKVSSWLLLVIVSFMIVAQLKHLKENREMSRGKQDQSLQVI
- a CDS encoding GrpB family protein, coding for MRRVEVKPYDEQWTLKFEDESNKLHDIFGPEIIEIHHIGSTSVNGLKAKPIIDIMPVVRDTNRIDEFNAAMILIGYELKGENGIIGRRYFQKGENNRNHHVHFYELGNPDIERHLAFRDYLRAHQDVVKKYGDLKEELSQLFPYDIASYIKGKEQLVLEIERKAVTWYKSFKNVD
- a CDS encoding MDR family MFS transporter translates to MSSKLASIHSIGWNIIIGTLFARLASSMSMPFLAIYLTATKGVSPALTGMMIAVSALIGVICGFIGGNLSDQYGRKRIMMASIFVWIFVFVGFAFADHVAWFFLLNALNGVCRSFFEPTSRALLSDMTKQENKLLVFNLRYAAINVGVAIGPLVGLQLGSAKSTMPFLIAAAVNLVYMISLLIQFRKYEIGEIPAVQKERVSMKQSAQVLRKDNVFLLALIGIILGNAGYSQFSSTLSQYFANAPVFQDGIELFSHVLVLNAITVLVVQYPVTRVGKRYSPLVSIMFGTLIVSLGLIGFGMLKSVPLLFACAFLFTIGEVLMFSMTDLFVDQIAVPHLKGTYFGAMGFSGLGGVVGPWLGGMLLNTYGYDNGTIVFSYLALLCALGFPLLFIVKVMVQKRNSQCNNLKMHA